The sequence below is a genomic window from Acidobacteriota bacterium.
TCAACGTTCCCGTTGTGAGAATTCCTCAAATCGTAACATGGACGGGTGGCACGCCCTTCTTCTTATTTCGTTTCTGATTCCTGTTTTGGGACTGTAGATGCGGACGGAAAGAGGGACAGCCTGACCAGCCCTATTTTTCCGCTAGAATCTTTGCCGATTTGAACCTGGGGCGGATCAGGAGCCTGTCGGAGATAGATTCTCTGAAACAACGAATCAACAACTTGCAAACTGTTCTCGGCCTTAGGTTGTTGATTCCTGGTTCGGGAATCGTTTACTCCGACAGGCTCTCAGGCTGTCCCCGTTTCTTCCCCATTAAGGGATGACATATCCGCACCAAGGGTCATGTCGGGTCGCGTCTTCTCTTGTCCAAAGTAGCGGCTCAAGCCGTCCCGCAGTTGCAGGCGTGCTCGCAAGAGCCGCGTCTTGACCGCAGGTTCGCTGATTCCCAATATCTCTGCCGTTTCTGTGATTGAGAATCCTTCGATGCGCAACCAAAATACGGTGCTGTAGCCGAGCGGCAGCGATTCCAAAACTTTTCTCAAAATATTTCGTAATTCCAGCCGGCTATAGAGCTGCTCGGGGTTCGGCCTCCAATCGACCGGGTGTGAACCGAGTTCGTCATCTCGCGCATCATCACTAATCGACACTGTCCGCTCGGGGCGGAATCCGCGCACCTTCACAAATGCCATGTTTACAGCGATTCGAGTGAGCCAGGTCGAAAACCGCGCTCTCACCTGAAAGCTACTCAGGTGCTTAAACGCTTTGAGAAATGTCTCCTGCGCGATCTCTTCAGCATCCTCGCGGCGGCGCGAGATGTGGAGCGCGATCCGTAGGATGGGGCCGCTGTTTCGCTGTACCAACTGATCAAATGCATCGAGGTCTCCACGCTTAGCGGCGCGGACAAGTTCCATTTCAGCAGAGTCAGCTGTCGCGTTGTTTCTCTGGGCTTTCAATGCAGAGTTCTCCTTTCGCTGTGCTCGTCGAATATTTAGTTCTGGAGCTATCGTTGCGGCGACGGTTACTTTGCAATCTGCCCAACGTCAACAGTCGCGTCCGACCAGGCTACGGCGCGCTTTGCGACAAGGAGCACTTGTGTTTTCGGCATGAGTTCCTCAAATGCCAATATCACTACCCCTTGCGCAAACATGTAGCGGTTCCATTTGACGAGCCTGATCTCTCGGCTATCGACGTCCACACCTTCCCCGTGTTTTTCGACGCCCAGAACCAGCGTGACCCGGGGCCTGAGATCATGGCTGCTTCCGAATTCCCGTTGAACCGCAGCGCACGCGGAAAGATAGACTTTGCCTGCTTCAGCACTCGGCGATTTCTGGTTCACGTTGCTGCGAATTGCTAATCCTTCCTGTGCAACCGAGATGGTCGTGAGAAGAAACAACGCAGTAACGAGTGCGAGCAGCTCAGAGAACTTACTATGCCAGATTTCAGTTCTCTCCCTTTTCACGCGGCACCGCCAAAAAGTACTTCAAACTGCCCTGTCCCTTCCGCATTTAAGACCACGTACACTGCGAGTCGCTCCTCTTGTGCAACTCGCTGTATCGAGTTTCTTGTTCTGTGTGTCGGAATTGGATTACGCCAAACAATTTCTAACGTCATAATTCTGCTTCCTTGCTGTTAGCGTTTCGATGCAATTGTGGTGACGCGATACCAAAATGCCCGAGCAGCTGAACTCATCGGCAAGATACAAGTTCTTGCGAGGGCCGCCGTCTCGTACTCTTGATCAACTGTTTCTTCAGCCGTTCGCGTGCGCGAAGCAGCGTCGACGCGACACTACCCATGGGTATGTCCAAAACCTTGGCCATTTCGGAATAAGACATACCCTCGATCTCACGCATAATGAGAACCTCACGATATTTGATCGGCAGCTCCTGAATGGCCGTTCTGACAAGCTGGACATCGGCGGTCCGGATTGCGAGCACTTCGGGTGTTCCCAAAGCGCGCACCTCTATCTCTGTTTCATCATCATGGAGCGTCGTGAACGACCCCTGTGGAAGCTTTTCGCGCAGCCGCGTATAGCACGTATTGCGCACAATCTGGAGCAGCCATGCGCGGCTATTGCCTTCCCGGAAGCCGTTAAAGAACCGGAAAGCCCGAAGGTAGGCGTCCTGAACCGCATCTTCAGCGTCTTGCACATTGCCGGTCAGCCATCGCGCCAACGTGTATGCTGCGTTGAGATGCGGAAGCATCGTGGCTTCAAATCTTCCGCTACCGTTTGTCGATATCATGCGTACTCTCCCCGTCTGCTTGCGACGCACTTTCCGTCATCCTTGAATCTCAAAGTGGCTCGTTTAATGCCGGAATCGCATTCCAGCAGCAGACGATGGCGCAACTCTGCTCGGATTGCAGATCTACGGCAATGGTCTGCCGGTCCTATTCCCAGGAAACTGGGATCCCCAGCTAACGCCCACAAAACACGAGGGTTTGCGGGGGTTGTCCCCTGCTCCATTTCCTCGACGCCGATACGGTGATACACTCGCCCGCCATGGAACCACCCAGTCAAGGTTCCGGACATCTTCGGTTTGGCGTCTTCGAAGTCGATTTTCGAGCAGGGGAACTTCGCAAGCGCGGCCTAAGAATCAGGTTGCAGCAGCAGCCATTCCAGGTTCTGGAGATGCTGGTGCTCAAACCGCGAGAAGTCGTGAGTCGTGACGAACTGCGCAACAAACTCTGGCCAGCCGATACGTTCGTGGATTTCGACCACGGACTCAACAAAGCCGTCAACAAGATTCGCGATGCGCTTGGAGACTCAGCCGACAATCCGCGTTTCGTAGAGACGGTGGCCCGTCGTGGCTATCGATTCATTGTGGACGTAGCCGTTCTAGAGGAGACAGATTCTGATCCCGCGCAAAAGCTAAACTCCGCAGGATTGGCTACGACAGCCACCGTACGCCGGCGGTCGCCCCGGTCTCTTGTTTGGAAAGCCTTCGCTCTGGTTGTGGTCGCAGCTTTGGCAGCGTCGGTGCTATGGACGCTTCGCTCGCGAAGTCGACCGTCGTCGATTCATTCTTTGGCGGTACTTCCACTAGAGAGCCTCTCTGCCGATCCCTCGCAGGATTATTTTGCTGATGGTATGACGGACGAACTAATCACCGATCTTGGTCAAATCAGCGCATTGCGCGTGATTTCCCGAACCTCGGTGATGACCTATAAAGGCGCACGTAAGCCCTTACCTGAGATCGCGCGTGAACTGAAAGTGGACGCCGTGGTGGAAGGAACCGTCCTGCGTTCTGGAAACCAGGTCCGCATCACCGCGCAGCTGATCCAGGCGCCTGCAGATAAGCATTTGTGGGCCAAGAGTTATGAAGGTGATTTGCGCGATACGTTAGCACTCCAGGGCCAAGTAGCGCGAGCTATTGCGGACGAGGTCCGCATTAACCTGACACCGCACGAACAGGCCGTGCTAAGAAATGTGAAGGTGGTTGATCCGGAGGCTTACGAATCCTATCTCAAAGGACGCTATTTCTGGAACAAACGCACGGCCGCCGGTTTGAAGATGGCGAAAGACTATTTTGATCAGGCGATCGCAAAAGATCCCAACTACGCACAGGCCTATAGCGGACTAGCAGACACGTACGCGTTGTTGGGTGACTGGCAGTATGCAGTAATGACTTCCAAGGATGCATTACCCAAAGCGAAGGCCGCTGCGATCAAAGCTTTGGAGTTGGACAATACACTCGGCGAAGCTCATATCTCGCTTGCATTTTGTTTGGACGGGTTCGATTGGGACTTAAGATCCGGAGAGATAGAGTTTCAGCGGGGCATGAAGCTTAATCCCAATTACGC
It includes:
- a CDS encoding RNA polymerase subunit sigma; this encodes MISTNGSGRFEATMLPHLNAAYTLARWLTGNVQDAEDAVQDAYLRAFRFFNGFREGNSRAWLLQIVRNTCYTRLREKLPQGSFTTLHDDETEIEVRALGTPEVLAIRTADVQLVRTAIQELPIKYREVLIMREIEGMSYSEMAKVLDIPMGSVASTLLRARERLKKQLIKSTRRRPSQELVSCR
- a CDS encoding RNA polymerase subunit sigma-24, which encodes MELVRAAKRGDLDAFDQLVQRNSGPILRIALHISRRREDAEEIAQETFLKAFKHLSSFQVRARFSTWLTRIAVNMAFVKVRGFRPERTVSISDDARDDELGSHPVDWRPNPEQLYSRLELRNILRKVLESLPLGYSTVFWLRIEGFSITETAEILGISEPAVKTRLLRARLQLRDGLSRYFGQEKTRPDMTLGADMSSLNGEETGTA